From Cellulomonas dongxiuzhuiae, the proteins below share one genomic window:
- a CDS encoding exodeoxyribonuclease VII small subunit → MARRETTDPAGAGTPAAPSLPDPATLGYEQARDELVSIVARLESGAGTLEESLALWERGEALAARCQEWLDGARARLTSARSGAAPDAAPQAPGAAADIDEQEER, encoded by the coding sequence GTGGCACGACGTGAGACGACCGACCCCGCCGGTGCGGGGACCCCGGCAGCGCCCTCCCTCCCCGACCCCGCGACGCTCGGCTACGAGCAGGCGCGCGACGAGCTGGTCTCGATCGTGGCGCGGCTCGAGTCCGGCGCGGGGACCCTCGAGGAGTCGCTCGCGCTGTGGGAGCGCGGTGAAGCCCTCGCGGCGCGCTGCCAGGAGTGGCTCGACGGCGCGCGGGCACGGCTGACGTCCGCGCGGAGCGGAGCGGCGCCCGACGCGGCGCCGCAGGCCCCGGGCGCGGCGGCGGACATCGACGAGCAGGAGGAACGGTGA
- the xseA gene encoding exodeoxyribonuclease VII large subunit: MQDETSAPTAAAPASPAAPLPLPLKAADTTPERPWPVRHLAPKVADYVARMPPVWVEGQLLNVRRWNSLLFLTLRDTDLDMSLSVTLPAVAAMSLGDRFADGAHVVVHARPQYQVKKGALGFTADRVRLVGLGELLARIEHLKGVLAAEGLFDESRKRPLPFLPAVVGLVCAQQGDAEHDVVSNARARWPGVQFEIRRVTVQGPSAVPEVSAAIAELDADPRVEVVVVARGGGSFEDLLPFSNETLVRAAAACRTPLVSAIGHHMDAPLLDLVADLRASTPTDAAKRVVPDVTEERARIVQARSRTRAALTHRISREESTLAHLRTRPVVARPETLVDPHEAALHRQTARGRTLLDAALAQASTATARLAGQVRALSPAATLERGYAVVQRADGAVVRSPADVAPGDPLRVRVAAGELTAAVTP, encoded by the coding sequence GTGCAGGACGAGACCAGCGCCCCGACCGCCGCAGCCCCCGCGTCACCCGCGGCGCCGCTGCCGCTGCCGCTCAAGGCGGCCGACACCACGCCCGAGCGGCCGTGGCCCGTGCGGCACCTCGCGCCCAAGGTGGCCGACTACGTCGCACGCATGCCCCCGGTCTGGGTCGAGGGCCAGCTGCTCAACGTGCGCCGGTGGAACTCGCTGCTCTTCCTCACGCTGCGCGACACGGACCTCGACATGTCGCTGTCGGTGACGCTGCCGGCCGTGGCGGCGATGAGCCTGGGCGACCGGTTCGCCGACGGTGCGCACGTCGTGGTCCACGCCCGCCCGCAGTACCAGGTGAAGAAGGGCGCGCTGGGGTTCACGGCGGACCGGGTGCGGCTCGTCGGGCTCGGGGAGCTGCTCGCGCGCATCGAGCACCTCAAGGGCGTGCTGGCGGCGGAGGGGCTGTTCGACGAGTCCCGCAAGCGCCCCCTGCCGTTCCTGCCCGCGGTCGTCGGCCTGGTGTGCGCGCAGCAGGGCGACGCCGAGCACGACGTGGTCTCGAACGCGCGCGCCCGCTGGCCCGGCGTGCAGTTCGAGATCCGGCGGGTCACCGTGCAGGGGCCCAGCGCGGTCCCCGAGGTGAGCGCGGCGATCGCCGAGCTGGACGCCGACCCGCGCGTCGAGGTCGTCGTCGTGGCGCGCGGCGGCGGCTCGTTCGAGGACCTGCTGCCGTTCAGCAACGAGACCCTCGTGCGTGCGGCGGCCGCCTGCCGCACGCCGCTGGTCAGCGCGATCGGGCACCACATGGACGCCCCGCTGCTCGACCTCGTCGCGGACCTGCGCGCGTCGACGCCCACGGACGCGGCCAAGCGGGTCGTGCCGGACGTCACCGAGGAGCGCGCACGCATCGTGCAGGCCCGCAGCCGCACACGCGCCGCGCTCACGCACCGGATCTCGCGCGAGGAGTCGACGCTCGCCCACCTGCGCACGCGTCCGGTCGTGGCACGTCCCGAGACGCTCGTCGACCCGCACGAGGCCGCGCTGCACCGGCAGACGGCGCGCGGCCGCACGCTGCTCGACGCCGCCCTCGCGCAGGCGTCCACCGCGACGGCTCGGCTGGCCGGGCAGGTGCGCGCGCTGTCCCCCGCCGCCACGCTGGAGCGCGGGTACGCGGTGGTGCAGCGGGCCGACGGCGCCGTCGTGCGCAGCCCCGCGGACGTCGCGCCGGGCGACCCGCTGCGCGTGCGCGTCGCCGCGGGCGAGCTGACGGCCGCCGTCACCCCCTGA
- a CDS encoding 4-hydroxy-3-methylbut-2-enyl diphosphate reductase encodes MTHAAPDPVDARAHDLRPARKRVLLAAPRGYCAGVDRAVIAVEKALEHYGAPVYVRKEIVHNRHVVDTLAARGAVFVDETDQVPEGARVVFSAHGVSPAVKATAAARNLQTIDATCPLVTKVHKEAVRFAAEDFDILLIGHEGHEEVEGTQGHAPEHIQVVNSPADADHVEVRDPERVMWISQTTLSVDETMETVRRLRVRFPHLQDPPSDDICYATQNRQVAVKKLAPACDVVLTVGSANSSNSVRLVEVALDAGARSSYRVDKAAEIDPAWLAGATTVGVTSGASVPEILVDDVLAFLAAHGFADVEEVRTATEDLMFSLPRELRADLKAAGEPTGRPRPDGRRRLDVQPA; translated from the coding sequence GTGACCCACGCTGCCCCGGACCCCGTCGACGCGCGCGCGCACGACCTGCGCCCCGCGCGCAAGCGCGTCCTGCTCGCGGCGCCCCGCGGGTACTGCGCCGGCGTGGACCGCGCGGTCATCGCGGTCGAGAAGGCGCTCGAGCACTACGGCGCCCCGGTGTACGTCCGCAAGGAGATCGTCCACAACCGCCACGTCGTCGACACGCTGGCGGCGCGCGGCGCGGTGTTCGTCGACGAGACGGACCAGGTGCCCGAGGGAGCGCGCGTCGTCTTCTCCGCGCACGGCGTCTCGCCGGCCGTGAAGGCGACCGCCGCGGCCCGCAACCTGCAGACGATCGACGCGACGTGCCCCCTGGTGACCAAGGTCCACAAGGAGGCCGTGCGGTTCGCCGCCGAGGACTTCGACATCCTGCTCATCGGCCACGAGGGCCACGAGGAGGTCGAGGGCACGCAGGGTCACGCCCCCGAGCACATCCAGGTCGTCAACTCCCCGGCCGACGCGGACCACGTCGAGGTCCGTGACCCGGAGCGGGTCATGTGGATCTCCCAGACCACGCTGTCGGTCGACGAGACGATGGAGACGGTCCGCCGGCTCCGCGTGAGGTTCCCGCACCTGCAGGACCCGCCGAGCGACGACATCTGCTACGCGACGCAGAACCGCCAGGTGGCCGTCAAGAAGCTCGCCCCCGCGTGCGACGTGGTGCTGACGGTCGGGTCGGCCAACTCGTCGAACTCGGTGCGGCTGGTCGAGGTCGCGCTCGACGCCGGGGCACGCTCGTCGTACCGCGTCGACAAGGCCGCCGAGATCGACCCGGCCTGGCTCGCGGGGGCGACGACGGTCGGCGTCACGTCGGGTGCCTCGGTCCCCGAGATCCTGGTGGACGACGTCCTGGCGTTCCTCGCCGCGCACGGCTTCGCCGACGTGGAGGAGGTCCGCACCGCGACGGAGGACCTCATGTTCTCGCTGCCGCGCGAGCTGCGCGCGGACCTCAAGGCCGCGGGGGAGCCGACCGGCCGCCCGCGCCCCGACGGCCGCCGCCGGCTGGACGTCCAGCCCGCCTGA
- a CDS encoding DNA recombination protein RmuC, which translates to MDDTTLGTLPLLLGALLLGGALGALVAWVLASSRAARAADERVRAAEVDAARARAHLESERAGAGDRFRALADEALAATSEQFLALAHQRLAAEHQTQVGELVQREQAVRAMVEPLSRTLDHVRSELVEAERARVEGNAALGEQVRAMRAASEQLRGETSQLVTALRSSQVRGRWGEVQLRRVVEAAGMLAHVDFVEQEQVRTDDGLQRPDMVVKLAGGKHVVVDAKVAFLGFLDAAQTDDETVRAQRLAAHARHVRKHVDDLASKRYWDQFAPAPEFVVMFVPAESFLHAAAEQDPTLIEYAFEQNVVIATPVTLLTLLRTVAYAWRQDSLAANAQQVLTLGKELHGRLATMGSHLARLGRSIDAAAGAYNQAVGSLETRVLVSARRFADLNVVDGDLPTPDPANPRLTALSAPELVASATDQVVALDDLVLGDRVLGDRVLGDRALGDPAGARDARALADEAAAPRSRDGNASTA; encoded by the coding sequence ATGGACGACACCACCCTCGGCACCCTCCCGCTGCTCCTGGGCGCCCTGCTCCTCGGGGGGGCGCTCGGTGCCCTCGTCGCCTGGGTGCTCGCGTCGTCGCGCGCCGCCCGGGCGGCCGACGAGCGGGTCCGCGCCGCGGAGGTCGACGCCGCGCGTGCGCGGGCGCACCTGGAGTCCGAGCGCGCGGGTGCGGGCGACCGCTTCCGGGCGCTCGCCGACGAGGCCCTCGCGGCGACGAGCGAGCAGTTCCTCGCCCTGGCCCACCAGCGGCTCGCGGCCGAGCACCAGACGCAGGTCGGTGAGCTGGTGCAGCGCGAGCAGGCGGTGCGGGCGATGGTCGAGCCGCTGTCGCGCACGCTCGACCACGTCCGCAGCGAGCTCGTCGAGGCCGAGCGCGCCCGCGTCGAGGGCAACGCCGCGCTGGGCGAGCAGGTGCGCGCCATGCGGGCCGCGTCCGAGCAGCTGCGCGGCGAGACGTCGCAGCTCGTCACGGCCCTGCGCTCGTCGCAGGTGCGGGGACGCTGGGGCGAGGTCCAGCTGCGCCGCGTGGTGGAGGCGGCCGGCATGCTCGCGCACGTCGACTTCGTCGAGCAGGAGCAGGTCCGCACCGACGACGGCCTGCAGCGGCCCGACATGGTCGTCAAGCTCGCCGGCGGCAAGCACGTCGTCGTCGACGCCAAGGTCGCGTTCCTCGGGTTCCTCGACGCCGCGCAGACGGACGACGAGACGGTGCGGGCGCAGCGGCTCGCGGCGCACGCGCGGCACGTCCGCAAGCACGTCGACGACCTGGCCTCGAAGCGCTACTGGGACCAGTTCGCCCCGGCACCCGAGTTCGTCGTCATGTTCGTGCCGGCGGAGTCGTTCCTGCACGCCGCGGCCGAGCAGGACCCGACGCTCATCGAGTACGCCTTCGAGCAGAACGTCGTCATCGCGACCCCCGTCACCCTGCTGACGCTGCTGCGGACCGTCGCGTACGCGTGGCGGCAGGACTCGCTCGCGGCGAACGCGCAGCAGGTGCTCACCCTGGGCAAGGAGCTGCACGGACGCCTGGCGACCATGGGCAGCCACCTGGCGCGCCTCGGCCGCTCGATCGACGCGGCGGCGGGCGCCTACAACCAGGCCGTCGGGTCTCTGGAGACCCGGGTGCTGGTGAGCGCGCGGCGCTTCGCCGACCTGAACGTCGTCGACGGCGACCTGCCGACGCCCGATCCGGCGAACCCCCGGCTCACGGCGCTCAGCGCGCCCGAGCTGGTGGCGTCAGCGACCGACCAGGTCGTCGCGCTCGACGACCTGGTGCTGGGCGACCGGGTGTTGGGCGACCGGGTGTTGGGCGATCGAGCGCTCGGGGACCCGGCGGGAGCCCGGGACGCCCGGGCGCTCGCCGACGAGGCCGCCGCGCCACGGTCGCGCGACGGGAACGCCTCGACCGCGTGA
- a CDS encoding ABC transporter ATP-binding protein, whose amino-acid sequence MAGAPAIALQGLWRRFGQKVAVAGIDLEIPAGSFYGLVGPNGAGKTTTLSMATGLLRPDAGTVLVHGVDLWAHPTEVKRSIGVLPDGVRLFDRLTGAQLVTYAGLLQGLDRPTVTSRTRDLLAAVGLEQDADTLVVDYSAGMTKKVALACALVHAPRVLVLDEPFEAVDPVSAANIREILHQYVAGGGTVVVSSHVMDLVQRMCDHVAVIAEGHVLAAGTVDEVRAGRSLEERFVDLVGGRITGEGIAWLRTSSD is encoded by the coding sequence ATGGCGGGTGCGCCCGCCATCGCCCTGCAGGGGCTGTGGCGCCGGTTCGGGCAGAAGGTCGCGGTCGCCGGCATCGACCTGGAGATCCCTGCCGGGTCGTTCTACGGCCTCGTCGGTCCCAACGGCGCGGGCAAGACGACGACGCTGTCGATGGCCACCGGGCTGCTGCGACCCGACGCCGGCACGGTGCTGGTGCACGGCGTCGACCTGTGGGCCCACCCGACCGAGGTCAAGCGCAGCATCGGCGTCCTGCCCGACGGCGTCCGCCTGTTCGACCGCCTCACCGGCGCGCAGCTCGTGACGTACGCCGGGCTCCTGCAGGGGCTCGACCGTCCCACCGTCACGTCGCGCACGCGCGACCTGCTGGCCGCCGTCGGGCTCGAGCAGGACGCCGACACGCTCGTCGTCGACTACTCCGCCGGCATGACCAAGAAGGTGGCGCTCGCCTGCGCGCTCGTGCACGCACCGCGCGTCCTGGTGCTCGACGAGCCGTTCGAGGCCGTCGACCCCGTCTCGGCGGCGAACATCCGCGAGATCCTGCACCAGTACGTCGCCGGCGGCGGGACCGTCGTCGTGTCGTCGCACGTCATGGACCTCGTGCAGCGCATGTGCGACCACGTCGCGGTGATCGCCGAGGGCCACGTGCTCGCGGCGGGCACGGTGGACGAGGTGCGCGCCGGCAGGTCGCTCGAGGAGCGCTTCGTCGACCTCGTCGGCGGCCGGATCACGGGGGAGGGCATCGCGTGGTTGCGCACCTCGTCCGACTGA
- the ychF gene encoding redox-regulated ATPase YchF has protein sequence MALTIGIVGLPNVGKSTLFNALTRAQVLAANYPFATIEPNVGVVPLPDPRLDTLAEIFGSERILPATVSFVDIAGIVKGASEGEGLGNKFLANIREADAICQVTRAFADPDVVHVSGKVDPEGDIEIIATELVLADLQTLENAIPRLEKEVRGKKTDPEVLDAARRALAVLETGQTLFAAGLADDEHVRALQLMTSKPFIYVFNTDDEGLADTAMQERLRALVAPAEAIFLDAKFESELVELEEDEAREMLEANGQTEAGLDQLARVGFRTLGLQTYLTAGPKESRAWTIHQGWTAPQAAGVIHTDFQKGFIKAEVISFDDLVETGSVAAARAAGKARIEGKDYVMHDGDVVEFRFNV, from the coding sequence GTGGCTCTCACCATCGGCATCGTCGGACTGCCCAACGTCGGCAAGTCCACCCTCTTCAACGCGCTGACCCGCGCGCAGGTCCTCGCGGCGAACTACCCGTTCGCCACGATCGAGCCGAACGTGGGCGTCGTCCCGCTGCCCGACCCACGCCTGGACACGCTCGCCGAGATCTTCGGCTCGGAGCGGATCCTGCCCGCCACGGTCTCGTTCGTGGACATCGCGGGCATCGTCAAGGGCGCGAGCGAGGGCGAGGGCCTCGGCAACAAGTTCCTCGCCAACATCCGTGAGGCCGACGCGATCTGCCAGGTCACGCGCGCCTTCGCCGACCCGGACGTCGTGCACGTCAGCGGCAAGGTCGACCCCGAGGGCGACATCGAGATCATCGCGACCGAGCTGGTCCTGGCGGACCTCCAGACGCTCGAGAACGCGATCCCGCGGCTCGAGAAGGAGGTCCGCGGCAAGAAGACGGACCCCGAGGTCCTCGACGCCGCCCGGCGCGCGCTCGCCGTGCTGGAGACCGGCCAGACGCTGTTCGCCGCCGGCCTCGCCGACGACGAGCACGTGCGCGCCCTGCAGCTCATGACGTCCAAGCCGTTCATCTACGTCTTCAACACCGACGACGAGGGGCTGGCGGACACCGCGATGCAGGAGCGGCTGCGCGCCCTGGTCGCGCCCGCCGAGGCGATCTTCCTCGATGCCAAGTTCGAGTCCGAGCTGGTCGAGCTCGAGGAGGACGAGGCCCGCGAGATGCTCGAGGCCAACGGCCAGACCGAGGCAGGCCTGGACCAGCTGGCGCGCGTCGGCTTCCGCACCCTCGGCCTGCAGACGTACCTCACGGCCGGTCCCAAGGAGTCGCGCGCCTGGACGATCCACCAGGGCTGGACGGCCCCGCAGGCCGCCGGGGTCATCCACACGGACTTCCAGAAGGGCTTCATCAAGGCGGAGGTCATCTCGTTCGACGACCTCGTCGAGACGGGGTCCGTGGCCGCCGCGCGTGCGGCCGGCAAGGCCCGCATCGAGGGCAAGGACTACGTCATGCACGACGGCGACGTGGTGGAGTTCCGCTTCAACGTCTGA
- the arfB gene encoding alternative ribosome rescue aminoacyl-tRNA hydrolase ArfB: MDDLHVAPGPGAPAGLTVPAADLLEQFSRASGPGGQGVNTTDSRVQLSIDLGTTTALDGVQRERVLGRLAPRLTGTVLTISAAEHRSQRQNRAAARERLAALLREAVAPPTPRRPTRRTKGSQRRRLEDKRERSALKQERRRPGRD, encoded by the coding sequence GTGGACGACCTGCACGTCGCTCCGGGACCCGGCGCTCCCGCGGGCCTCACCGTGCCCGCCGCCGACCTGCTCGAGCAGTTCTCGCGCGCGTCCGGGCCCGGGGGCCAGGGCGTCAACACCACGGACTCGCGCGTACAGCTGAGCATCGACCTCGGGACGACGACCGCCCTCGACGGCGTGCAGCGCGAGCGCGTGCTCGGCCGGCTCGCGCCCCGGCTCACGGGCACCGTGCTGACGATCAGCGCCGCCGAGCACCGCTCGCAGCGGCAGAACCGCGCGGCGGCACGCGAGCGCCTGGCCGCGCTGCTGCGCGAGGCGGTCGCTCCCCCGACGCCCCGCCGTCCCACCCGGCGCACGAAGGGCTCGCAGCGCCGCCGCCTGGAGGACAAGCGGGAGCGGTCGGCCCTCAAGCAGGAGCGCCGGCGCCCCGGGCGGGACTGA
- a CDS encoding 4a-hydroxytetrahydrobiopterin dehydratase has protein sequence MVTKLTGQQTADAGLVGWVHLSDGLRTRITTGGFAAGLALVDAIGAAAEQADHHPDLDLRWGHVDVRLWSHDADGVTQRDVDLARTVSRLAADAGLTHDGTDLQSVELALDAPDGGAVLPFWQAFLGYERRPGADDEVRDPAGAHPPVWFQPSGSDEPRQRWHLDVWVDPAAVQGRIDAAVAAGGRVVDDAQAPSFWVLADADGNRSCLCTWQDRRDGG, from the coding sequence ATGGTGACGAAGCTCACGGGTCAGCAGACCGCGGACGCCGGCCTGGTCGGCTGGGTCCACCTCAGCGACGGGCTGCGGACACGGATCACGACGGGCGGCTTCGCCGCCGGGCTCGCGCTGGTCGACGCGATCGGTGCCGCCGCCGAGCAGGCCGACCACCACCCGGACCTCGACCTGCGCTGGGGGCACGTGGACGTCCGGCTGTGGAGCCACGACGCGGACGGGGTCACGCAGCGCGACGTGGACCTGGCCCGCACCGTGTCCCGTCTGGCGGCCGACGCGGGGCTGACGCACGACGGGACGGACCTGCAGAGCGTCGAGCTGGCGCTGGACGCGCCGGACGGCGGTGCGGTCCTGCCCTTCTGGCAGGCGTTCCTCGGCTACGAGCGCCGACCGGGGGCGGACGACGAGGTCCGGGACCCGGCCGGTGCGCACCCCCCGGTCTGGTTCCAGCCGTCGGGGTCGGACGAGCCGCGCCAGCGGTGGCACCTCGACGTGTGGGTCGACCCCGCGGCGGTGCAGGGGCGGATCGACGCAGCGGTGGCCGCGGGGGGCCGGGTTGTCGACGACGCGCAGGCGCCGAGCTTCTGGGTACTGGCGGACGCGGACGGCAACCGCTCGTGCCTGTGCACGTGGCAGGACCGGCGGGACGGGGGATGA
- a CDS encoding ABC transporter family substrate-binding protein, translating into MRITRKAVLASVATVSVLALAACTGADEGAGGGAGDDDNAGINTDTALNIAWDQPFSSANTESTTGNATKNAVVMYMANSRFNDYDHDLNLVIDESFGTYTKVSDDPLTIEYTYADTAQWSDGVAAGPADLLLEWAAQSGKFNNVEAEYDAEGNVVNQDAIDAGIFFDASNPAVALIEDTPEIDGDSITFVYSKPFADWETAIDNNLPAHIVAQRALGIEDAEEATDALVSAITENNSEDLAKIAKVWSDDWNFASLPDDPQLLVTSGPYNISEFVEEQYLTLTANPEYKGDHEAVFNKVTLRYNGDPMGQVQALQNGEVDLISPQATADVLTALEAIDGLEVESNIEGTYEHVDMQQANGGVFDPATYGGDAAKAQKVRQAFLKTIPRDKIVQDLISPLNPDAEVRNSFTQVPGSPMYDGIVGMNGQATEYGEVDIDGAKALLAEVGVPSVQVRMLFDPNNTRRTNQFEIIKQSAAQAGFDVVPYTVQVDWGTDLSNSTSFYDAALFGWQSTATAVTESDANYRTGATNNYYGYSNPEVDALYDELQTETDPAEQERILGEVEKHLIDDAFGVTIFQFPGVTAWNTSKVGNVQKISISPTIFYGFWEWTAGEAAAE; encoded by the coding sequence TTGAGGATCACACGCAAGGCTGTCCTCGCGTCGGTCGCGACGGTCAGCGTGCTCGCGCTCGCTGCCTGCACGGGCGCCGACGAGGGTGCCGGCGGGGGTGCCGGCGATGACGACAACGCGGGGATCAACACCGACACCGCGCTGAACATCGCCTGGGACCAGCCGTTCTCGTCCGCCAACACGGAGAGCACGACCGGGAACGCGACCAAGAACGCCGTGGTCATGTACATGGCGAACTCGCGGTTCAACGACTACGACCACGACCTGAACCTCGTGATCGACGAGTCGTTCGGCACCTACACCAAGGTCTCCGACGACCCGCTGACGATCGAGTACACCTACGCGGACACGGCGCAGTGGTCCGACGGGGTCGCGGCCGGCCCGGCCGACCTGCTGCTGGAGTGGGCTGCCCAGAGCGGCAAGTTCAACAACGTCGAGGCGGAGTACGACGCCGAGGGCAACGTCGTCAACCAGGACGCCATCGACGCGGGCATCTTCTTCGACGCGTCGAACCCTGCCGTGGCCCTCATCGAGGACACCCCCGAGATCGACGGTGACTCGATCACCTTCGTGTACTCCAAGCCCTTCGCGGACTGGGAGACGGCGATCGACAACAACCTCCCGGCGCACATCGTGGCGCAGCGTGCCCTCGGGATCGAGGACGCGGAGGAGGCGACCGACGCGCTCGTGTCCGCCATCACCGAGAACAACTCGGAGGACCTGGCCAAGATCGCCAAGGTCTGGAGCGACGACTGGAACTTCGCGTCCCTGCCCGACGACCCGCAGCTGCTCGTCACCTCGGGCCCGTACAACATCTCGGAGTTCGTCGAGGAGCAGTACCTCACGCTCACCGCGAACCCGGAGTACAAGGGCGACCACGAGGCCGTCTTCAACAAGGTGACGCTGCGCTACAACGGCGACCCCATGGGTCAGGTCCAGGCGCTGCAGAACGGCGAGGTCGACCTCATCAGCCCGCAGGCCACGGCTGACGTCCTCACCGCGCTCGAGGCCATCGACGGCCTCGAGGTCGAGAGCAACATCGAGGGCACGTACGAGCACGTCGACATGCAGCAGGCCAACGGCGGCGTCTTCGACCCGGCGACCTACGGCGGCGACGCCGCCAAGGCGCAGAAGGTGCGTCAGGCGTTCCTCAAGACGATCCCGCGCGACAAGATCGTGCAGGACCTGATCAGCCCGCTGAACCCCGACGCCGAGGTCCGCAACTCGTTCACCCAGGTGCCCGGCTCGCCGATGTACGACGGCATCGTCGGGATGAACGGCCAGGCCACGGAGTACGGCGAGGTCGACATCGACGGCGCCAAGGCGCTGCTGGCCGAGGTCGGCGTGCCGAGCGTCCAGGTGCGGATGCTGTTCGACCCGAACAACACCCGACGCACGAACCAGTTCGAGATCATCAAGCAGTCGGCCGCGCAGGCCGGGTTCGACGTGGTGCCCTACACGGTCCAGGTCGACTGGGGCACCGACCTGTCGAACTCCACGTCGTTCTACGACGCGGCGCTCTTCGGCTGGCAGTCCACCGCGACCGCCGTCACCGAGTCGGACGCGAACTACCGCACCGGTGCGACGAACAACTACTACGGGTACTCCAACCCCGAGGTCGACGCGCTGTACGACGAGCTGCAGACCGAGACCGACCCCGCGGAGCAGGAGCGCATCCTGGGTGAGGTCGAGAAGCACCTCATCGACGACGCGTTCGGCGTGACGATCTTCCAGTTCCCCGGCGTCACCGCCTGGAACACCTCGAAGGTCGGCAATGTCCAGAAGATCTCGATCTCCCCGACGATCTTCTACGGTTTCTGGGAGTGGACCGCCGGCGAGGCCGCGGCCGAGTGA
- a CDS encoding ABC transporter permease, with amino-acid sequence MLNFLFRRIAAGIATLVVALFLMFLLVDRAIDPLQDLIESTAPNKQQLIEQRIADLNLDVNVVVRFFQWFGNVLTGDLGTAWRSGRDVSSLLTHAIGSTLELVTAATFLAVILGVTVGIVSALRQYSAFDYITIFLSFLLFSLPSFWVAVLLKQWAAIGFNDFLRDPVIAWPVIIGASLLVGLLWSLAIGGSPRRRVQVFGIATAANVALLAYIQLTGWWDRPQIGPVLLVVLGAGTAVAVVGVFAGLHNRRALWTALTVVVLGAVLYFPMQVLFDSITESNWLIVGLALVAAAVGYLVGRLYGGADWRLSAHTGAVVALVMGALIFVDQVLQVWGPYFKALDGRPIPTFGDRTPNLGGNYWVQVLDSFTHLALPTATLVLIAFASYTRYARSSMLEVMNQDYIRTARAKGLPERLVIVRHGFRNALIPLATVVPIDVITLIGGAIITEAVFARPGMGQLFVRSLTEAEIEPVMAYLLVTAILAILANIIADIVYATIDPRIRLDA; translated from the coding sequence GTGCTGAACTTCCTCTTTCGCCGCATTGCGGCCGGGATCGCCACCCTCGTCGTGGCGCTCTTCCTCATGTTCCTGCTGGTCGACCGCGCGATCGACCCGCTGCAGGACCTCATCGAGAGCACCGCGCCCAACAAGCAGCAGCTCATCGAGCAGCGCATCGCCGACCTGAACCTCGACGTCAACGTGGTCGTCCGGTTCTTCCAGTGGTTCGGCAACGTGCTGACCGGCGACCTGGGAACGGCCTGGCGCTCGGGCCGCGACGTGAGCAGCCTGCTCACCCACGCGATCGGCTCGACGCTCGAGCTCGTGACGGCCGCCACGTTCCTCGCGGTGATCCTGGGCGTGACGGTGGGCATCGTGTCCGCGCTGCGCCAGTACAGCGCGTTCGACTACATCACCATCTTCCTGTCGTTCCTGCTGTTCTCGCTGCCGTCGTTCTGGGTCGCCGTCCTGCTCAAGCAGTGGGCCGCGATCGGCTTCAACGACTTCCTGCGCGACCCGGTGATCGCGTGGCCCGTCATCATCGGCGCGTCCCTGCTCGTCGGCCTCCTGTGGTCGCTCGCCATCGGCGGATCGCCGCGGCGTCGGGTGCAGGTCTTCGGGATCGCCACCGCCGCCAACGTCGCGCTCCTCGCCTACATCCAGCTCACGGGGTGGTGGGACCGGCCGCAGATCGGGCCCGTCCTGCTCGTGGTGCTGGGCGCGGGCACAGCCGTCGCGGTCGTCGGCGTCTTCGCGGGCCTGCACAACCGGCGCGCGCTGTGGACCGCCCTGACGGTGGTCGTGCTCGGTGCGGTCCTGTACTTCCCGATGCAGGTGCTGTTCGACTCGATCACCGAGTCCAACTGGCTCATCGTCGGCCTGGCGCTGGTCGCCGCCGCGGTCGGCTACCTCGTCGGACGGCTGTACGGCGGCGCCGACTGGCGCCTGTCGGCGCACACGGGCGCCGTCGTCGCGCTCGTCATGGGCGCGCTGATCTTCGTCGACCAGGTGCTGCAGGTGTGGGGGCCGTACTTCAAGGCCCTGGACGGGCGGCCGATCCCGACCTTCGGTGACCGGACGCCCAACCTCGGCGGCAACTACTGGGTGCAGGTGCTCGACTCGTTCACGCACCTGGCGCTCCCGACGGCGACGCTCGTGCTCATCGCGTTCGCGTCGTACACGCGCTACGCCCGCTCGAGCATGCTCGAGGTCATGAACCAGGACTACATCCGCACCGCGCGCGCCAAGGGCCTGCCGGAGCGACTGGTCATCGTGCGGCACGGGTTCCGCAACGCGCTGATCCCGCTCGCGACGGTTGTGCCGATCGACGTCATCACGCTGATCGGCGGCGCCATCATCACCGAGGCGGTCTTCGCACGGCCGGGCATGGGGCAGCTCTTCGTGCGGTCGCTGACCGAGGCGGAGATCGAGCCGGTCATGGCCTACCTGCTGGTGACCGCCATCCTCGCCATCCTCGCCAACATCATCGCGGACATCGTGTACGCGACGATCGACCCCCGGATCCGGTTGGACGCATGA